In Helianthus annuus cultivar XRQ/B chromosome 9, HanXRQr2.0-SUNRISE, whole genome shotgun sequence, the following are encoded in one genomic region:
- the LOC110876249 gene encoding uncharacterized mitochondrial protein AtMg00810-like yields the protein MTSLAGEFAMKDLGPLTYFLGISVTRTGNRLFLSQQAYAKDIIHGAAMDSCKPVVTPVDTNSKLGHTSAPPFSDPTAYRSLAGALQYLPFTRPDISYAVQQICMQMHSPTEAHWNALKRILRYLQGTSDYGLHLSPAPDLSLLAYTDADWAGCPDTRRSTSGYCVYLGDNLLSWSSKRQPTVSRSSAEAEYRGVANVVAEICWLRNLLLELNRPLSRATLIYCDNVSAIYLSGNPVQHQRTKHIELDIHFVREQVQRGCVRVLHVPSRHQVADIFTKGLPRILFDDFRSSLNIRPPNVSTAGV from the coding sequence ATGACATCTCTCGCTGGTGAATTTGCAATGAAAGATTTGGGTCCCCTCACTTATTTTTTGGGCATATCTGTCACTCGTACTGGCAATCGCCTGTTCCTGTCTCAACAAGCCTATGCCAAAGATATTATTCATGGGGCTGCTATGGACTCTTGCAAGCCCGTTGTCACCCCTGTTGACACCAATTCCAAATTGGGGCACACCTCTGCCCCTCCATTTAGTGATCCCACAGCTTACCGCAGTCTGGCAGGTGCCCTTCAGTATCTTCCTTTCACCCGCCCAGATATATCTTATGCAGTTCAGCAGATTTGCATGCAGATGCATTCTCCTACGGAAGCTCACTGGAATGCTCTCAAGCGTATTCTTCGCTACCTTCAAGGCACATCCGATTATGGCTTGCATCTTAGTCCTGCTCCTGATTTATCTCTCCTGGCCTACACTGATGCCGATTGGGCCGGTTGCCCGGACACTCGCCGTTCTACTTCCGGTTACTGTGTCTACCTTGGGGACAATCTTCTTTCTTGGTCCTCTAAACGTCAGCCCACTGTCTCTCGCTCTAGCGCTGAAGCTGAATATCGAGGTGTGGCAAATGTCGTTGCAGAAATTTGTTGGCTTCGAAATCTCCTGCTAGAGCTCAACCGTCCTCTTTCCCGAGCCACCTTGATCTACTGTGACAATGTCAGCGCAATCTACTTGTCTGGTAATCCGGTTCAACATCAACGGACGAAGCACATTGAGCTAGACATTCACTTCGTCCGTGAGCAGGTACAACGGGGGTGCGTTCGAGTCTTACACGTACCATCCCGACATCAAGTTGCCGATATCTTCACAAAAGGCCTCCCTCGCATCCTCTTTGATGACTTTAGATCTAGCCTAAACATTCGGCCACCGAACGTctcgactgcgggggtgtaa
- the LOC110878471 gene encoding PHD finger protein EHD3, with protein sequence MVDDEEIRGGWALSCTLEPKIEALDEGLTIYKRRKRRKMNHSDGFDDKIEAVNGSAFDQYVQRLSLGAFSNGPGECSLKKCSDIVLQQKPSSLNAHEACIQNALVTNSESDPTPLINEYYDNVERSNNQTHNTAQEPSHFPSSGSLKQPEGSTNSELCAHALSDTLNSEKFSDLRSLFLKNFGVVNVNRVTNVDAIKSKLKNGAYETSPMLYLKDILQVWAKLQQVGNEMVTLANSLSDKSRAHYEQFVGKLGCKGCGEKADVKSCLVCDSCEDMYHLSCTELVSTSIPLKSWYCANCVSNGIGSPHDSCVVCEKLKSAASLPLVKCAPTNNQSQDVVDWLDEHLDNGATDESQSQSQNQYVCFICKSEVKIDEKFRTCGHSLCSHKFYHDKCLTTKQLGVYGSYWYCPSCLCRHCLEDKDDDRIVLCDGCDQAYHIYCTSPQLTCIPEGNWFCEKCDRELQRIKTVRRMYESMQKKVKVEDESQKDEREATVTELEGLDMLVTAAKTLSNEDPVVMRDETVT encoded by the exons ATGGTTGACGATGAGGAAATAAGAGGAGGTTGGGCTTTGAGCTGCACTTTGGAACCCAAAATCGAAGCACTGGATGAGGGTTTAACAATCTATAAGCGGAGAAAACGCAGAAAGATGAATCATTCAGATGGATTCGATGATAAG ATAGAGGCTGTTAACGGTAGTGCTTTCGATCAATATGTCCAAAGGTTGAGTCTTGGTGCATTTTCCAACGGGCCAGGTGAATGTTCTCTTAAAAAATGCAGCGATATCGTCTTACAACAGAAGCCTTCGTCACTTAACGCGCATGAAGCATGCATCCAAAATGCTCTTGTGACTAATTCAGAAAGTGATCCTACCCCTTTGATCAAC GAATATTATGATAACGTTGAAAGAAGTAACAACCAAACACATAATACTGCTCAAGAACCTTCTCATTTTCCGTCTAGTGGATCGTTAAAACAACCAGAAGGCTCTACAAACTCTGAGTTGTGTGCGCACGCGTTATCTGACACTCTAAACTCGGAGAAGTTTTCTGATTTGCGCAGTCTGTTTCTTAAGAACTTTGGTGTTGTCAATGTTAACCGAGTTACAAACGTTGATGCTATAAAGTCAAAGTTGAAAAACGGAGCTTATGAAACTTCACCAATGCTTTACCTTAAAGATATCCTACAG GTATGGGCAAAGCTTCAACAAGTGGGCAATGAGATGGTTACACTTGCAAACAGTCTTTCCGATAAATCTAGGGCTCACTACGAGCAG TTTGTCGGGAAACTCGGCTGCAAAGGATGTGGAGAAAAAGCCGATGTCAAAAGCTGTTTAGTTTGTGATTCATGCGAAGATATGTACCACCTATCGTGTACCGAGCTTGTCAGTACATCAATCCCTCTCAAAAGTTGGTATTGTGCGAACTGCGTTTCAAACGGAATAGGGTCGCCTCATGATAGCTGCGTAGTCTGCGAGAAGCTAAAATCTGCTGCTTCCTTACCGCTCGTTAAATGTGCTCCAACAAACAACCAATCACAAGATGTAGTAGATTGGTTGGATGAACATCTAGATAATGGTGCAACTgatgaaagtcaaagtcaaagtcaaaatcaatACGTTTGTTTTATTTGCAAATCCGAGGTGAAGATAGATGAGAAGTTTAGAACATGTGGGCATTCTTTATGCAGTCACAAATTCTACCATGACAAATGCCTAACAACCAAACAGTTGGGTGTTTATGGTTCGTATTGGTACTGCCCGTCTTGTCTATGTAGACATTGCCTCGAGGATAAGGACGATGATCGGATCGTTCTTTGTGATGGCTGTGATCAAGCGTATCATATCTACTGTACGTCACCACAACTTACTTGTATTCCGGAAGGAAATTGGTTCTGTGAAAAATGTGACAGGGAATTGCAGAGAATAAAAACGGTGAGAAGGATGTATGAGAGTATGCAAAAGAAGGTGAAAGTAGAAGATGAATCACAGAAGGATGAACGTGAAGCAACGGTGACAGAACTTGAAGGACTAGACATGCTCGTAACTGCAGCCAAAACGCTAAGTAATGAAGATCCCGTTGTAATGCGAGATGAAACCGTAACGTAG